TTGTTCATAAACCGCGAAATTCTCCTTTCGGAAAATTGGCTGGGTTGCGGTGAGGGTCAGGCTCTGGTTATCAATGACCACGCTTGACGGGCGAATGACGGCTCCCACGCTAATCCCGAGCTGATTCGGGTTCTCGATGTCAATAAATTGCCGCCGCCGCACAAACCCGAGTGTGACGGTGGGTAGCAAGCCAGCCCGGCCCTGCGGTAACTTTTCCTGCGCGGCCTCATGCGCGTGACGCGCAGAGCTGTACAGCGCATCCTGCTCCAGCGCCTCACGATAGATTTCCATGAGATCGGAAGCACATACCGGAGCATGCAAAACGGCTCCCATTAGCAGTGCACAGATGTATTGCGGAGCTTTCACGGTAATACCAAATATCTTGAGCTACGGGACGATGCGAGCATTGGAGGTTTAGGTCGCGTCTGGGCAGCGGGCGCCCGTACCGACGCGCCATTCGTAAAGCCAGCCGGGAACGTCAAAAAGTAAATCTCGTCGGCTGTTGTGCGTTTCTTAGAGGAGTAATACAAGTCTCAAACAAACCAACTGTGTTGTAAGCGCCGGGTGCGCCTTCTTTTTCCTGTACCAGGCAAGTGACAAGCGCAGCCTGCATTACCGGGGCATCACCTACTACCGCAAACATGCGCCCACCGGCCCGGAGACTCTTCTGAAATGCCTCGGGCAAAACCGGGGTGGAGCCTGTGAGCACAATGACGTCATAAGGTCCGTGCCGGGGCCAGCCCAGCGCGCCGTCTCCATTTTCAACCAGGACATTGGCAATACCATGAGCCTGAAGGTTTTTTTCTGCCATGGCCTTCAGTTCCGGCACAATTTCCACGCTATGAACATACTCCCCTTTTTTGGCCAGCAGCGCGGCCAGATAACCACTACCGCTACCCACCTCTAAAATCTTGTCCGTTTTTTTTACCTGCAATTCCTGCAGGATGCGCGCTTCCAGCTTGGGAGCGAGCATCACCTCACCGTATCCGAGCGGGATTTCCATATCTACAAATGCGAGAGAACGGTAGGCTGGCGGAACAAACTCCTCTCGCCGCAGTTCGAACAGTAATTTGAGAACTTCCTGATCCAGCACGTCCCATGGACGAATCTGCTGCTCCACCATGTTAAACCGGGTTTGTTCGAGATCCATGTCCAGCCCTATAAAATGTCATCATAGACTTGCAATTATTCCATATTTCCATTAGCTTCACAGCAGCAGCTAGGGGTCCGCTTCCGAATGCGGGAGTTGGTGAGACAGTCCCTCAATACCTGACACGGATAATGCCGCCGTAGGGAAGCTGGGATTTTGTCGTCCCGCTCCTTCATGGCACATGGCACTCAAAGGAGCGTAACATGAATGCAACAGTTTTAGACGCCTCGCACCTCCCTTCGGCGTTTTCAAGCAAGACCGCCCGCGTGGACGAAGGAGCGGTCAGACCGTTACCCAATTCTCGCAAAGTTTATGTGGACGGCTCCCGTCCTGATATCCGTGTTCCAATGCGGGAAATCAGCCAGTCCGAAACTCCCGCCAGCATGGGGGCGGAAGAAAATCCGCCTATTTATGTTTACGACACTTCCGGCCCTTACACGGACCCGGCAATAAATATCGATATACGGTCGGGCTTGGCCCCGTTGCGCGAAAGATGGATAGATGAGCGCCAGGATACCGAAAAACTCTCCGGTCCGGCTTCGGCCTATGGCAGACAACGCATTGCGGATCCCAAGCTCGCCGAAATGCGTTTTGATTTAAGACGCCTGCCCCGTTGTGGTAAGGCAGGGGCAAACGTCACGCAGATGCACTATGCTCGTCGGGGCATCATTACCCCCGAAATGGAGTTCGTGGCCATACGCGAGAATCAACGCAGCGAACAATTCATTGCTGAACGGCGCGAATTACTGACTCGTCAGCACCCGGGCCATGATTTTGGCGCCTTTCTACCCCAGCATATCACTCCGGAATTCGTGCGCGACGAGGTGGCCCGTGGCCGCGCGATTATTCCTGCGAACATCAACCACCCTGAATCCGAGCCGATGATCATCGGGCGCAATTTTCTGGTGAAAATCAATGCCAACATTGGCAACTCCGCGTTAGGTTCAAGCATTCAGGAAGAAGTGGAAAAGATGACCTGGGCCATCCGCTGGGGCGGAGATACCGTGATGGACCTTTCAACCGGCAAGAATATTCACGAAACCCGTGAGTGGATCATTCGCAACAGTCCCGTGCCCATTGGCACCGTTCCAATCTACCAGGCGCTGGAGAAGGTAAATGGAAAAGCGGAAGACCTTACCTGGGAGATTTTCCGAGACACACTGATTGAACAGGCTGAGCAGGGAGTTGACTACTTCACGATCCATGCGGGGGTCCGGCTCGCTTACGTTCCAATGACGGCAAAGCGCTTGACCGGAATTGTTTCGCGCGGCGGCTCGATCATGGCAAAGTGGTGTCTCGCTCACCACCGGGAAAGCTTTCTCTACACCCGCTTCGAGGAAATTTGCGAACTCATGAAAGCCTATGACGTCAGCTTTTCTCTAGGTGACGGACTTCGTCCAGGTTCAATTTATGACGCCAACGATGAAGCCCAATTCGCGGAACTGAAGACGCTCGGTGAATTGACCCAGATCGCGTGGAAGCATGACGTACAAGTGATGATTGAAGGGCCCGGCCATGTGCCCATGCACCTTATCAAGGAAAACATGGATCTGCAGTTGAAACACTGCGCGGAAGCGCCCTTCTATACATTGGGCCCATTGACCACGGACATTGCGCCAGGCTACGACCACATCACATCCGCTATTGGCGCGGCCATGATCGGCTGGTACGGCACTGCCATGCTCTGTTACGTTACACCTAAGGAACACCTGGGCCTGCCCGATAAAGATGATGTGAAGGACGGCATTATCACTTATAAAATTGCAGCACATGCGGCGGATCTGGCCAAAGGGCACCCCGGCGCGCAAATTCGCGATAATGCGCTCTCCAAGGCCCGGTTTGAGTTTCGCTGGGCTGACCAATTCAACCTGAGCCTCGACCCGGATAAAGCAAAGCAATTCCATGACGAGACCTTGCCGCAGGAGGGCGCAAAGCTCGCGCATTTCTGTTCCATGTGCGGCCCCCACTTCTGCTCGATGAAGATAACCCAGGATGTGCGCGACTTCGCCGCGAGCCAGGGAGTAAGCGAGCAGGAAGCGCTGAAAAAAGGCATGGAAGAGAAATCAATGGAATTTGCGGCTAAAGGCGGAGAAATTTACGGCAAGGCTTAACCAGCAACTGGCCCGAAACAACAGCAAGCGTCCCGTAATGTAAATGCATGGTTCGCGGGATGCTACATACCCGTGAACGCCAGCACACTGTGATCGTGATCGAAGTCCCCTGCACCTCGTTGGTCGTGCCCGGTTATTCGCAGTCATTTCATCGCCATCGCTTGATAGAGTATCCTGTTGGCAGTTGGGTGTAAGAAGCGTCGTTTAACAGGTATTCTTGAGCCTGAAGCAGGGTTCGATGCGATAATGACGAAGTTTGTCGCGACCTCTATTTTCTACATCCTATTTCTTTTGAATTGGAAAAGTCCATTGCCTGGGAATATATTTAACAAGGCCTGTTCGTCCGCGATCCGGCATCAACTCGCGTCGGTGCGATAGCTGCAAATGGACTGGCTATTGCTTTTCAAGGCCTTGATCCTCGGTGTTGTCGAAGGTCTGACCGAATTTCTCCCGATTTCCTCGACCGGCCATCTCATACTGGTGAGCGACCTGCTCAACTTTAATGACGAGAAGGGCAAAGTATTCACTATTGTGATTCAGCTCGGCGCAATACTGGCGGTATGCTGGGAATATCGCGCGAAGATCGGAAGCGTTCTTGCGGACGTCGGCTCCCGACAGGATGCGAATCGCTTTGTTTTAAATATTCTGATCGCATTTCTGCCGGCGGCGATCTTGGGATTGTTGTTCATCAAGACCATCAAACAGTATCTGTTTCATCCGGTCCCGGTTGCCACCGCGTTCATCGTCGGGGGCTTCTTGATCCTTTGGGCGGAGCGCAGGAAACACGTTGTGGAAGTCGAGCGAGTGGAAGACATGGATTGGAAACATGCCCTCAAGGTGGGATTAATGCAGTGTCTGGCGTTGATACCGGGCACTTCACGCTCCGGCGCAACCATTATCGGCGGGCTATTTTTTGGCCTGTCGCGCAAGGCCGCTACCGAATTTTCCTTCTTTCTCGCCATCCCGATCATGTTCGCGGCCACCTTCTACGATGTGTACAGAAGTCGCGACATTCTGCAGTTTAATGATGCCGGCGTATTTATGCTCGGGTTTGTCGCCTCGTTCGTCAGCGCGTTACTGGCTGTGCGGGGACTACTGCGTTTTATCAGTCACCACGATTTCACGGTTTTTGCATGGTATCGAATCGCATTCGGAATTGTGGTCCTGCTCACCGCCTACTCCGGGGCGGTAGAATGGTCCGCCGCCTAGGCCGGATCATCACGCTGGGAATAATGTGCCCGGGTTCGCAGTGTTTAACCCTGCACCCAGGGAAGCCCCGCAGCCTTCCAGCCGCCTTTGGTGCCGCGATGACCGCTCGCGTCCTTCTCGCCCTCAAATCCTTCAAGAATGTTATAGCAACTCGTGTATCCCATTTCAGTGGCGGTAGCGGCGGCCTGATGCGATCGGCCTCCGCTGCGGCAGATGAACATCACTAGGGATTCCTTATCCACTTGACTGGAAAGATAGTTAGGGAACTCGGGGCTATGCCGCATACCAGGGTAGGACTGCCACTCGATTTCAACCGCGCCGGGAATTCTCCCTACCCAATCCCATTCCGCTCTAGAACGGACATCAACCAGCTTGGCAGTCGGGGCTTCCTGCAAAAGGGTGAGTGCTTCATGGGGAAAGAGTGCACCCTCATATGGTAAATTCATTTCTTTGGCGCGTTGCTGCGCCCTTTCCAATATCGCAGTGATGGATTCCATATCGCTGTCCAATGTTGTGATAGAAGATGTAATGGTAGTCGATTCTTAAGCAGGTGTTGGGCTTCATGCATTCGCGTACGCATGCGTTTCATCGTCGCCGGGTATAAATCAGTCATTGACCGCAACGCGCTCGAACTGTTCAAGAAACGAAGAACGCTGCTGCTGATATAATGTTGCCCTTACAGTCGGCAAACCTCGGCGCAGCGCTACCGTCGCGTCTGCGTTGATTCATCGGAGGTTTCCCGAATCTTTTGTACAACTGCAATCGTAGTTCGGAGAAAAAAATGGCGTTAGCCGATGTTCTGAAAATGATCCAGGATAACGAGGTCAAATTTGTTGACCTTCGATTTACTGATACTCGAGGTAAAGAACAGCATGTGACCCTCCCGGCTCACGCGGTTGACGCCGACAAGCTTGAGGATGGCCACGCGTTCGATGGTTCTTCCATTGCCGGCTGGAAGGGTGTTCAGGCGTCTGACATGTTGCTGATACCTGATCCGGAAACTGCCAAGATGGATCCTTTCATGGACGAGGCTACGCTTTTCATGACCTGTGATGTGGTGGAACCTTCCGATGGCAAGGGCTACGACCGGGATCCACGCTCGCTGGCAAAACGTGGCGAGGCTTACCTGAAGTCGACGGCTATCGGCGATACCGCATATTTTGGCCCTGAACCCGAGTTCTTCATTTTTGATTCCGTGACCTGGCACGCTGACATGTCCGGTTGCTCGGTAAAAATTGAATCGGAGGAAGCGGCCTGGAGTTCGGGCGAAAAATACGAGGGAGGTAATACCGGCCACCGTCCTGGTATAAAGGGCGGTTATTTTCCTGTCCCGCCGATTGATTCGCTGCACGACATCCGCTCCGCCATGTGTCTTGCACTCGAAGAATTGGGAATCGAAGTTGAAGTGCACCACCACGAGGTAGCTACCGCTGGACAGTGCGAAATCGGAACAAAATACAGCAGCCTTGTAAAACGGGCGGACTGGACACAGGTATTCAAATACGTGGTGCACAACGTGGCACACTCCTATGGGAAAACGGCGACGTTCATGCCAAAACCCATTGTCGGCGATAACGGATCAGGAATGCACGTGCACCAGTCAATCTGGAAAGGAGGTAAGAACCTGTTCTCCGGAAACGGGTATGCGGGACTATCCGAAATGGCCCTGTATTACATTGGAGGCATCATCAAACACGCCAAGGCCCTCAATGC
The window above is part of the Nitrosospira sp. Is2 genome. Proteins encoded here:
- a CDS encoding protein-L-isoaspartate O-methyltransferase, which codes for MDLEQTRFNMVEQQIRPWDVLDQEVLKLLFELRREEFVPPAYRSLAFVDMEIPLGYGEVMLAPKLEARILQELQVKKTDKILEVGSGSGYLAALLAKKGEYVHSVEIVPELKAMAEKNLQAHGIANVLVENGDGALGWPRHGPYDVIVLTGSTPVLPEAFQKSLRAGGRMFAVVGDAPVMQAALVTCLVQEKEGAPGAYNTVGLFETCITPLRNAQQPTRFTF
- a CDS encoding undecaprenyl-diphosphate phosphatase, with amino-acid sequence MDWLLLFKALILGVVEGLTEFLPISSTGHLILVSDLLNFNDEKGKVFTIVIQLGAILAVCWEYRAKIGSVLADVGSRQDANRFVLNILIAFLPAAILGLLFIKTIKQYLFHPVPVATAFIVGGFLILWAERRKHVVEVERVEDMDWKHALKVGLMQCLALIPGTSRSGATIIGGLFFGLSRKAATEFSFFLAIPIMFAATFYDVYRSRDILQFNDAGVFMLGFVASFVSALLAVRGLLRFISHHDFTVFAWYRIAFGIVVLLTAYSGAVEWSAA
- a CDS encoding rhodanese-like domain-containing protein, yielding MESITAILERAQQRAKEMNLPYEGALFPHEALTLLQEAPTAKLVDVRSRAEWDWVGRIPGAVEIEWQSYPGMRHSPEFPNYLSSQVDKESLVMFICRSGGRSHQAAATATEMGYTSCYNILEGFEGEKDASGHRGTKGGWKAAGLPWVQG
- the thiC gene encoding phosphomethylpyrimidine synthase ThiC yields the protein MNATVLDASHLPSAFSSKTARVDEGAVRPLPNSRKVYVDGSRPDIRVPMREISQSETPASMGAEENPPIYVYDTSGPYTDPAINIDIRSGLAPLRERWIDERQDTEKLSGPASAYGRQRIADPKLAEMRFDLRRLPRCGKAGANVTQMHYARRGIITPEMEFVAIRENQRSEQFIAERRELLTRQHPGHDFGAFLPQHITPEFVRDEVARGRAIIPANINHPESEPMIIGRNFLVKINANIGNSALGSSIQEEVEKMTWAIRWGGDTVMDLSTGKNIHETREWIIRNSPVPIGTVPIYQALEKVNGKAEDLTWEIFRDTLIEQAEQGVDYFTIHAGVRLAYVPMTAKRLTGIVSRGGSIMAKWCLAHHRESFLYTRFEEICELMKAYDVSFSLGDGLRPGSIYDANDEAQFAELKTLGELTQIAWKHDVQVMIEGPGHVPMHLIKENMDLQLKHCAEAPFYTLGPLTTDIAPGYDHITSAIGAAMIGWYGTAMLCYVTPKEHLGLPDKDDVKDGIITYKIAAHAADLAKGHPGAQIRDNALSKARFEFRWADQFNLSLDPDKAKQFHDETLPQEGAKLAHFCSMCGPHFCSMKITQDVRDFAASQGVSEQEALKKGMEEKSMEFAAKGGEIYGKA
- the glnA gene encoding type I glutamate--ammonia ligase; this translates as MALADVLKMIQDNEVKFVDLRFTDTRGKEQHVTLPAHAVDADKLEDGHAFDGSSIAGWKGVQASDMLLIPDPETAKMDPFMDEATLFMTCDVVEPSDGKGYDRDPRSLAKRGEAYLKSTAIGDTAYFGPEPEFFIFDSVTWHADMSGCSVKIESEEAAWSSGEKYEGGNTGHRPGIKGGYFPVPPIDSLHDIRSAMCLALEELGIEVEVHHHEVATAGQCEIGTKYSSLVKRADWTQVFKYVVHNVAHSYGKTATFMPKPIVGDNGSGMHVHQSIWKGGKNLFSGNGYAGLSEMALYYIGGIIKHAKALNAITNPGTNSYKRLVPGYEAPINLAYSVSNRSAAVRIPYANSPKGRRIEVRFPDPTANPYLAFTALMMAGLDGIQNKTHPGDPMDKNLYDLPPEEAAKIPNPCASLDEALDSLDKDRNFLTRGGVFSNDMIDAYIELKMEEVTRFRMTTHPVEFDMYYSL